In one Desulfobacterales bacterium genomic region, the following are encoded:
- a CDS encoding type II toxin-antitoxin system HicB family antitoxin: MASREWGNSMKNIMEIDGYKAVIQYDSENEIFRGEFIELNGGADFYAKDIKGLRKEGKISLKVFLDMCREKGVGPVKKFSGKFNLRIPTQLHAKIATVAAADGKSINVWIVEKLSRMVDKSV, encoded by the coding sequence ATGGCTTCAAGAGAATGGGGTAATTCCATGAAAAATATAATGGAAATAGATGGGTACAAAGCGGTTATTCAATATGATTCTGAAAATGAAATCTTCAGGGGTGAATTTATAGAATTAAACGGAGGCGCGGATTTCTACGCCAAAGACATTAAGGGGTTGCGTAAGGAGGGGAAGATTTCGTTGAAAGTTTTTTTGGATATGTGCCGGGAAAAGGGAGTTGGCCCGGTTAAAAAGTTCTCCGGAAAATTTAATCTTAGAATCCCTACACAGTTGCACGCTAAAATAGCGACTGTCGCGGCTGCCGATGGTAAGAGTATCAACGTTTGGATTGTGGAAAAATTGAGCCGAATGGTTGATAAGAGCGTTTGA
- a CDS encoding toxin-antitoxin system HicB family antitoxin has protein sequence MENNFDKYTYRIVWSAEDNSHIARCLEFPSLSAHGDTPAKALSEIEFVVNETIKWLLEEGEPVPVPFGMKPFRGHLTLRIPAEKHREIVIRSAEEGVSVNKFILSKL, from the coding sequence ATGGAGAATAATTTCGATAAATACACTTACCGGATTGTATGGTCAGCGGAGGATAATAGCCATATCGCAAGATGCTTGGAGTTTCCATCCTTATCGGCTCATGGCGATACACCGGCCAAGGCTTTAAGCGAAATAGAATTCGTTGTAAACGAAACGATTAAATGGCTACTGGAGGAAGGGGAGCCCGTGCCGGTGCCATTTGGAATGAAACCTTTTCGTGGCCATTTAACATTGAGGATTCCGGCTGAAAAGCATCGCGAGATTGTTATCAGATCGGCAGAAGAGGGTGTTTCGGTCAATAAGTTTATTCTGTCGAAATTGTAA
- a CDS encoding type II toxin-antitoxin system HicA family toxin → MRYHALMKKNILGNASNVSFVDLLNLCRRHFGEPRIKGSHHIFKTPWKGDPRINLQKDGKDAKPYQVRDVIRALEKLGVKYGE, encoded by the coding sequence ATGCGCTATCATGCGCTCATGAAAAAGAATATTTTGGGCAATGCCTCCAATGTGTCGTTTGTTGATTTGCTGAATCTTTGCCGGCGGCATTTCGGGGAGCCAAGAATTAAGGGCAGCCATCATATTTTTAAGACGCCATGGAAAGGCGACCCAAGGATTAACCTTCAAAAAGATGGCAAGGATGCAAAGCCTTATCAGGTGAGGGATGTAATCCGGGCGCTTGAAAAACTAGGGGTGAAATATGGAGAATAA